One Triticum dicoccoides isolate Atlit2015 ecotype Zavitan chromosome 5B, WEW_v2.0, whole genome shotgun sequence genomic window carries:
- the LOC119310028 gene encoding uncharacterized protein LOC119310028, whose product MDAKLMVATDGGDVNMLKDGLNKEDAMSMVDATATSKKPSEDNPSPAGTINPLLLLSAREGSSMALSVLLEREDAKRPPLMIISQEFLELVEGGSSAEGRTAVSIVGDVEEGVDDQPAASLADGALLKGVTPDGDTALHVVAQNQEDGKHFLEYAGIIYGRDMGLLFAKNHKGDTPLHCAARAGNSKMVSHLMDLAAREGADTKLRLLRMENKRHETALHEAVRFEDGRFLGRKERRSLLDTTHTIGEENNKEAQAAAGASEEKNIVKLLMGADPELANYPADGVSPLYLAILLGKSTIALILYDKSGGNLSYSGADGQNALHVGVLPHRDSGTH is encoded by the coding sequence ATGGACGCCAAGCTGATGGTGGCCACAGACGGTGGCGATGTCAACATGTTGAAGGATGGGTTGAACAAGGAGGATGCCATGTCGATGGTTGATGCGACGGCGACGAGTAAGAAGCCTTCCGAAGACAACCCATCCCCAGCTGGTACCATCAATCCCTTGCTTCTGTTATCGGCACGCGAGGGCTCCTCGATGGCACTGAGTGTCCTTTTAGAGAGGGAAGATGCAAAACGTCCACCACTGATGATTATTTCTCAAGAATTTCTCGAGTTGGTAGAAGGAGGCAGCAGCGCTGAAGGAAGAACTGCAGTATCAATTGTTGGTGATGTAGAAGAGGGCGTCGACGACCAGCCTGCTGCTTCACTTGCAGATGGAGCACTCCTCAAGGGCGTCACTCCTGATGGTGATACTGCACTACATGTGGTCGCACAGAATCAGGAGGATGGCAAACATTTCCTGGAGTATGCCGGCATCATCTACGGAAGGGACATGGGGCTCCTGTTTGCGAAGAATCACAAGGGTGACACACCCTTGCATTGTGCTGCCCGAGCTGGGAACTCCAAAATGGTTTCTCATCTCATGGATTTAGCTGCACGTGAGGGCGCTGACACGAAGCTCAGGCTCCTGAGAATGGAAAATAAGCGTCACGAGACGGCCCTGCATGAGGCTGTCCGATTTGAGGATGGTCGATTTCTGGGTCGGAAGGAGAGAAGATCATTGCTTGATACTACTCACACCATTGGAGAAGAAAATAATAAGGAAGCTCAAGCTGCTGCCGGCGCATCGGAAGAAAAGAATATAGTCAAACTACTGATGGGTGCTGATCCAGAGTTAGCTAATTATCCTGCAGATGGCGTTTCACCCTTGTATCTAGCCATCTTGCTAGGGAAGAGCACTATTGCATTGATTCTATACGATAAGAGTGGTGGCAATCTCTCCTATTCCGGAGCTGATGGACAAAATGCCCTGCATGTTGGTGTTCTTCCACACAGAGACTCAGGTACTCACTAA